One Deinobacterium chartae genomic window carries:
- a CDS encoding putative bifunctional diguanylate cyclase/phosphodiesterase → MAALLLFSIAQAFLIQLPYGSGTAHETFRVLLILPVYLTTALLCLVASRRSNGLRQRTWFFFALAFFAWTTGQGISAYLTAQGALTYPSVADIVYLLFVPLMLTGFLQLKGEAQRRATPLIMTLDIAIVLIASMAGYWHFFLSHNLHHPLSPLASAVTMAYPLSDLILFGLLVVVAVWSPGSFPTLRLLLVAFGNLSFLIGDTLYQMANVHGTYRPGEFIDLFWTFAALAIGLGAFLASRTGQIERIAQIEATFGRAWGRVAAILRETMPYGAVIFAIYLAVMHFFRPDGNAVGIIAAMVAVALLTLLRQGLMQLHSYRMQQQLDQQAKYDALTGLMNRTHLSERLSGLLEDARRNSKTVAVMFMDLDRFKFINDTYGHAAGDMVLRTVADRIRASVRQGDLVVRLGGDEFVIVLRTIKDAAEAGAAAQRILQSVGRPLELDDQDLSVTGSIGITLCPAEATDEATALRNADLAMYHAKERGRNAYCYYDPKLQVQNEGHRKLETQLVMALERGEFEVYYQPVVELSSRHIRSAEALLRWNSPVLGAVSPAQFIPVAEERGLIVEIGAWVLRQALTQVRTWRSAGHADIRVAVNVSPLQFQQDGFVELVERALRQHGLGGDALILELTEGSLIRDLEAANAKLVRLRELGVQIALDDFGTGYSSLAYLQQLQVDVVKIDRSFVQAMGETGPAVMEAILHLVRQLGYRTVAEGIETVAQYADLEGVGCDSGQGYLFARPVPAREFERVLAHYSRRETAPGD, encoded by the coding sequence TTGGCTGCACTGCTGTTGTTCAGCATTGCCCAGGCGTTTCTGATCCAATTGCCTTACGGCAGCGGAACCGCGCACGAAACGTTCCGCGTCCTGCTCATCTTGCCGGTTTACCTCACCACCGCCTTGCTGTGCCTGGTCGCCTCGCGCCGCAGCAACGGTCTGCGCCAGCGCACCTGGTTTTTCTTTGCGCTGGCGTTTTTTGCGTGGACCACCGGCCAGGGCATCTCGGCCTACCTCACGGCTCAGGGTGCACTGACCTACCCGTCCGTCGCCGACATCGTTTACCTGCTGTTCGTACCCCTGATGCTCACCGGCTTTTTACAGCTCAAAGGTGAGGCACAGCGACGCGCAACTCCGCTGATTATGACGCTTGACATCGCGATCGTCCTGATCGCGAGCATGGCCGGTTATTGGCACTTTTTTCTCTCGCACAACCTCCACCACCCGCTGAGCCCGCTGGCCAGCGCGGTCACCATGGCCTACCCGCTCTCTGACCTGATCTTGTTTGGCCTGCTCGTCGTCGTTGCCGTGTGGTCGCCGGGGAGCTTTCCCACCCTGCGCCTGCTGTTGGTCGCTTTTGGAAACCTGAGCTTCCTGATCGGTGACACGCTCTACCAGATGGCCAACGTGCACGGTACGTACCGACCGGGCGAATTCATCGACCTGTTCTGGACATTCGCGGCCCTCGCGATCGGGCTGGGGGCCTTTCTGGCCAGCCGTACCGGGCAGATCGAGCGCATCGCGCAGATTGAAGCGACGTTCGGCCGCGCGTGGGGGCGTGTCGCTGCGATCCTGCGTGAGACGATGCCCTACGGTGCGGTGATCTTCGCGATCTACCTGGCGGTCATGCACTTCTTCAGGCCGGACGGGAATGCGGTGGGCATCATCGCTGCGATGGTCGCCGTGGCCCTGCTCACCCTGCTGCGCCAGGGACTGATGCAACTGCACAGCTACCGCATGCAGCAGCAGCTGGATCAGCAGGCGAAATACGACGCGCTGACCGGCCTGATGAACCGCACGCACCTGTCCGAGCGCCTCAGCGGGCTGCTCGAGGACGCGCGGCGCAATTCGAAGACGGTTGCGGTGATGTTCATGGACCTCGACCGCTTCAAGTTCATCAACGACACCTACGGCCACGCCGCCGGTGACATGGTGCTGCGCACGGTCGCCGACCGTATCCGCGCGAGCGTGCGGCAAGGTGACCTGGTGGTACGCCTGGGCGGAGACGAGTTCGTGATCGTGCTGCGTACGATCAAGGATGCAGCGGAAGCCGGCGCGGCCGCGCAGCGCATCCTGCAGTCGGTGGGCCGCCCGCTCGAGCTGGACGACCAGGACCTGAGCGTGACCGGCAGCATCGGCATCACCTTGTGCCCGGCCGAGGCAACCGACGAGGCGACGGCGCTGCGCAACGCGGACCTGGCGATGTACCACGCCAAGGAGCGGGGCCGCAACGCCTACTGCTACTACGATCCGAAACTGCAGGTGCAGAACGAGGGGCACCGCAAGCTCGAGACGCAACTGGTCATGGCGCTGGAACGCGGGGAGTTCGAGGTGTACTACCAGCCGGTGGTAGAGCTCAGCTCGCGCCACATCCGCAGTGCGGAAGCGCTGCTGCGCTGGAACTCGCCGGTGCTGGGAGCGGTTTCTCCGGCGCAGTTCATTCCGGTGGCCGAGGAGCGCGGGCTGATCGTGGAGATCGGCGCGTGGGTGCTGCGGCAGGCATTGACGCAGGTGCGGACGTGGCGGTCGGCGGGTCACGCGGACATCCGGGTGGCGGTGAACGTGTCGCCGCTGCAGTTCCAGCAAGACGGGTTCGTGGAGCTGGTGGAGCGCGCGCTGCGGCAGCACGGGCTGGGGGGAGACGCGCTGATCCTGGAGCTGACCGAGGGATCCTTGATCCGGGACCTGGAAGCCGCGAACGCGAAGCTGGTGCGGTTGCGGGAGTTGGGCGTGCAGATTGCGCTGGATGATTTCGGGACGGGGTACTCGAGCCTGGCGTACCTGCAGCAGCTGCAGGTGGACGTGGTGAAGATCGACCGGTCGTTCGTGCAGGCGATGGGCGAGACGGGTCCGGCGGTGATGGAGGCGATTTTGCACCTGGTGCGGCAACTGGGGTACCGGACGGTCGCCGAGGGCATCGAGACGGTGGCGCAGTACGCGGACCTCGAGGGAGTCGGGTGCGACTCGGGGCAGGGGTACTTGTTCGCGCGTCCGGTGCCGGCGAGGGAGTTCGAGCGGGTGCTGGCGCATTACAGCCGGCGCGAGACCGCGCCCGGCGACTGA
- a CDS encoding LLM class flavin-dependent oxidoreductase — protein MHDKRIGFLTFGHWQAVPGSHTPTAREALLQTVELAVAAEALGLDGAFLRVHHFARQLSAPFPLLAAMAARTSRIELGTAVIDMRYENPLGMAEEAAITDLLSGGRLQLGLSRGSPEPAFRGSEAFGYVPQPGETAADLARAKTELFRAAIAGAPVVHADAGGVPSQATLAIQPQSPGLSERIWWGSGTRQTAAWAGEQGMHLMSSTLLSENTGVPFDVLQAEQIALFRDAWRAAGHPGKPRVSVSRSVLPIVSDLDRRLFGSASTRDQIGELEGVQARFGRSYVGEPDVIAEELSRDAAVREADTLLLTVPNQLGVEYNAQLLETVARHIAPAIGWRPATQR, from the coding sequence ATGCACGACAAACGAATCGGCTTTCTCACCTTCGGCCACTGGCAGGCCGTCCCCGGCTCGCACACGCCAACGGCCCGCGAGGCGCTCCTGCAAACCGTTGAACTGGCCGTCGCCGCCGAAGCGCTCGGTCTGGACGGCGCTTTCTTGCGGGTACACCACTTCGCGCGCCAGCTCTCCGCGCCGTTCCCGCTGCTCGCGGCGATGGCCGCGCGAACGAGCCGCATCGAGCTCGGCACGGCGGTCATCGACATGCGTTACGAAAATCCGCTGGGCATGGCCGAGGAGGCCGCGATCACCGATCTGCTCAGCGGCGGGCGGCTACAGCTCGGCCTGAGCCGCGGCTCTCCCGAACCCGCCTTCCGTGGCTCCGAAGCGTTCGGTTACGTCCCGCAGCCGGGCGAGACGGCAGCGGACCTTGCCCGGGCCAAGACCGAGCTCTTCCGCGCGGCCATCGCCGGGGCCCCGGTCGTGCACGCCGACGCGGGCGGCGTACCCTCGCAAGCCACGCTGGCCATTCAGCCGCAGTCGCCGGGCCTGAGCGAGCGCATCTGGTGGGGCTCGGGTACCCGGCAGACCGCCGCGTGGGCCGGGGAGCAGGGCATGCACCTGATGAGCTCGACGCTGCTGAGCGAGAACACCGGCGTACCTTTTGACGTGCTGCAGGCCGAGCAGATCGCGCTGTTCCGCGACGCGTGGCGCGCGGCGGGGCACCCCGGCAAGCCGCGCGTGTCGGTGAGCCGCAGCGTGCTGCCCATCGTGAGCGACTTGGACCGGCGCCTGTTCGGAAGCGCTTCGACCCGTGACCAGATCGGGGAACTCGAGGGGGTACAGGCGCGCTTTGGTCGCAGTTACGTGGGCGAGCCGGACGTGATCGCCGAGGAGCTCAGCCGCGACGCCGCCGTGCGCGAGGCCGATACGCTGCTGCTGACCGTTCCCAATCAGCTGGGTGTGGAGTACAACGCGCAACTCCTCGAGACCGTCGCCCGGCACATCGCCCCCGCCATCGGTTGGCGACCGGCGACGCAGCGCTAA
- a CDS encoding MFS transporter produces MPFGTFLGQHFSWRLTFGVVALIGALAAWSTWRWIPRLQDTQQDDLRTQLQALRNPQLWLILGVTMIGFGGMFAGFSYIAPLMTEVTGFQAGAVTPVLMLAGLGMVAGNLLGGRMADRAPRAALYVLLIALAVVLTLLALLAHTPLAAVALVFAFTTVAFALTNPLQLMIIRAAQGAETLAAATNQSAFNIANALGAFLGGLPIAAGYGYTSPVFVGAGLAAAGLLIALGIRGEATPAKAGVPRGAQGPSGD; encoded by the coding sequence GTGCCTTTTGGCACCTTCCTCGGGCAGCACTTCAGCTGGCGCCTCACCTTCGGCGTGGTTGCCCTGATCGGCGCCCTGGCCGCCTGGAGCACCTGGAGATGGATCCCACGGCTGCAAGACACGCAACAAGACGACCTGCGCACCCAGCTGCAGGCGCTGCGTAACCCGCAGCTGTGGCTGATCTTGGGGGTTACCATGATCGGCTTCGGCGGAATGTTCGCGGGCTTCAGCTACATCGCCCCGCTGATGACCGAGGTCACCGGCTTTCAGGCCGGCGCCGTCACCCCGGTCCTGATGCTCGCGGGCCTGGGCATGGTCGCCGGCAACCTGCTCGGCGGCCGCATGGCCGACCGCGCGCCCCGCGCCGCGCTCTACGTCCTGCTGATCGCCCTCGCCGTCGTCTTGACCCTGCTGGCCCTGCTGGCGCACACGCCGCTCGCGGCGGTCGCGCTGGTCTTCGCCTTCACCACCGTGGCCTTCGCGCTCACCAACCCGCTGCAACTCATGATCATCCGCGCCGCGCAAGGCGCAGAAACGCTGGCAGCCGCCACCAACCAGAGTGCCTTTAACATCGCCAACGCACTCGGTGCGTTCTTGGGCGGCCTGCCCATCGCCGCCGGCTACGGCTACACCTCGCCGGTGTTCGTCGGCGCGGGCCTTGCCGCTGCCGGTCTGCTGATCGCCCTGGGCATCCGCGGCGAGGCCACCCCCGCAAAAGCGGGCGTGCCGCGCGGCGCGCAAGGCCCGTCCGGCGACTGA
- a CDS encoding GGDEF domain-containing protein gives MEFYPLIFNFCLLVTLTYAACLLYNAFPNLEQRRARLAHIGGAALASVLLMLSPIQLAPGIIADLRTVPLAATALILGPRAALLAALPVLTYRLILGGNGVIVAVLSIASVIVMAALLRHARRRRGQLPWWSVAIIFSVHNLGLLLVPHGPELLLRSYLPINLTNALSLVVVLHMLYTFQRMRELTQMYREQAATDALTGLGNRRQLQHDQPHFKAHDHLLALDIDHFKRINDTFGHGVGDEVLSTLAHLMRASLHPADRAYRVGGEEFLVLLRNTNAAQAEKVAERLRRAVEAHTFINIPFPVTVSLGLLQDVHRFEASRQLELVDQALYAAKRSGRNRLVIAEPPALS, from the coding sequence ATGGAGTTTTACCCGCTGATCTTCAATTTTTGCCTGCTCGTCACCCTGACGTACGCGGCCTGCCTGCTCTATAACGCCTTTCCGAACCTGGAGCAGCGCCGGGCACGGCTCGCCCACATCGGTGGCGCGGCCCTGGCTTCCGTGCTGCTGATGCTGAGTCCGATCCAGCTCGCGCCGGGCATCATCGCCGATCTGCGTACCGTCCCCCTTGCCGCAACCGCCCTGATTCTGGGCCCCCGGGCCGCCCTGCTCGCCGCGCTTCCAGTGCTGACCTACCGTCTGATCCTCGGCGGCAACGGCGTCATCGTGGCCGTGCTGAGCATAGCCAGCGTGATCGTGATGGCCGCGCTGCTGCGGCACGCACGCCGGCGGCGCGGCCAGCTGCCCTGGTGGTCGGTGGCGATCATCTTCAGCGTTCACAACCTGGGCCTGCTGCTGGTTCCCCACGGCCCAGAGCTGCTGCTCCGCTCCTACCTGCCCATCAACTTGACCAACGCCCTGAGCCTCGTGGTCGTTTTACACATGCTCTACACCTTTCAGCGAATGCGGGAGCTCACCCAGATGTACCGCGAACAGGCAGCCACCGACGCCCTCACCGGACTGGGGAACCGACGGCAACTGCAGCACGACCAGCCGCACTTCAAGGCTCACGACCACCTGCTCGCCCTGGACATCGACCACTTCAAGCGCATCAACGACACGTTCGGCCACGGAGTCGGCGACGAGGTCCTCAGCACACTTGCCCACCTGATGCGCGCATCGCTGCATCCCGCCGACCGCGCCTACCGGGTCGGCGGCGAGGAATTCCTGGTGCTGCTGCGCAACACCAACGCCGCGCAGGCCGAAAAGGTGGCCGAGCGGCTGCGGCGCGCGGTAGAGGCGCACACCTTTATCAACATTCCCTTTCCGGTCACCGTGTCCTTGGGCCTGCTACAGGACGTGCACCGTTTCGAAGCCTCCCGGCAACTGGAACTGGTGGATCAGGCGCTGTACGCCGCAAAACGCAGTGGGCGCAACCGACTGGTGATCGCGGAGCCACCCGCCCTGTCCTAA
- a CDS encoding CopZ family metallochaperone — MTPIELNITGMTCGHCQAGVTRALKAVPGVADAQVDLQTGRATVYGDARPEALIAAVLEEGYGAQAANPQ; from the coding sequence GTGACCCCCATCGAACTGAACATCACCGGTATGACCTGCGGACACTGCCAAGCCGGCGTTACCCGCGCCCTCAAGGCCGTTCCCGGCGTCGCTGACGCCCAAGTAGACCTCCAGACCGGACGCGCTACCGTATACGGCGACGCCCGGCCCGAAGCGCTCATCGCAGCCGTCCTCGAGGAAGGCTACGGCGCCCAGGCGGCGAACCCCCAATGA
- a CDS encoding metal-sensitive transcriptional regulator: MTDPAPEPHTPQGESCHAHTETHLCMPEDARVKAARRLAIARGHLESVRRSLENPDVYCVDVLKQLKAVQGAIEGAAAVVLRGHLEAHVATAHERGDEQKIVDELMEVFKYT; encoded by the coding sequence ATGACCGACCCCGCGCCCGAGCCCCACACCCCCCAGGGGGAGAGCTGCCACGCGCATACCGAGACGCACCTGTGCATGCCCGAGGACGCCCGCGTCAAAGCGGCGCGCCGACTGGCCATCGCCCGCGGACACCTTGAGAGCGTGCGCCGCTCGCTCGAGAACCCCGACGTGTACTGCGTCGACGTCCTCAAACAACTCAAGGCCGTGCAGGGTGCCATCGAAGGGGCCGCGGCCGTGGTGCTGCGCGGACACCTCGAAGCACACGTCGCGACCGCCCACGAGCGCGGCGACGAGCAGAAAATCGTCGACGAGCTCATGGAAGTCTTCAAGTACACCTGA
- the nhaA gene encoding Na+/H+ antiporter NhaA, with protein MSSSGPTPPPSSRAASRVRRILSPFQTFFANEASSGLLLIFAALIAFVWANTPWGDSYFALKSLPIAIEIGPWRLEHALYWWINDALMAVFFLLVGLEIKRELLVGELSNPRTARLAVIAAVGGMLVPAALYAVFNYGTPNISGWGVPMATDIAFAIGVLALLGNRVPLSLKVLLTALAIVDDLGAVLVIAAFYTASLNMGALLLGGVVLLAAFALNALRVRHLGLYALLGVALWLCFLASGVHPTIAGVLLAFAVPIAREVTPPHDALVEAAQNGTSEEVTARLAHLERNLEELQSPLHRLEHGLHPWTAFLILPLFALFNAGVSVAGSAVNNITLGVAVGLLVGKPLGVLLTSWLAVRSGLASLPEGSSWLGMLGIGLLAGIGFTMALFVAGLAFPSDAQLSAAKLGVLSASVVAALLAVVVLRRASPAASAT; from the coding sequence ATGTCTTCTTCCGGCCCCACTCCCCCGCCGTCCTCGCGAGCCGCGTCTCGGGTTCGCCGGATCCTCTCGCCGTTTCAGACCTTTTTCGCCAACGAGGCCAGCAGCGGCCTGCTGCTCATTTTTGCCGCGCTGATCGCCTTCGTGTGGGCCAATACTCCCTGGGGGGACAGCTACTTTGCGCTCAAGAGCTTGCCGATCGCCATCGAGATCGGACCCTGGCGCCTCGAGCACGCCCTGTACTGGTGGATCAACGACGCCCTGATGGCCGTGTTCTTCTTGCTGGTCGGCCTGGAAATCAAACGCGAGCTGCTGGTCGGAGAGCTGTCCAATCCACGTACCGCGCGGCTCGCCGTAATCGCCGCGGTGGGTGGCATGCTCGTTCCCGCCGCGCTGTACGCGGTTTTCAACTACGGTACGCCCAACATCAGCGGATGGGGGGTACCGATGGCGACCGACATCGCCTTCGCGATCGGGGTGCTGGCCCTGCTGGGCAACCGCGTTCCGCTGAGCTTGAAGGTGCTGCTGACCGCGCTGGCCATCGTGGACGACCTGGGAGCCGTGCTGGTGATCGCAGCGTTTTACACGGCCAGCTTGAACATGGGGGCCCTGTTGCTGGGAGGCGTGGTGTTGCTGGCCGCCTTTGCCCTGAACGCGCTGCGGGTAAGGCACCTCGGGCTGTACGCGCTGCTCGGTGTGGCGCTGTGGCTGTGCTTCCTGGCTTCGGGCGTGCATCCCACCATCGCCGGCGTGCTGCTCGCCTTCGCCGTGCCGATCGCGCGGGAAGTCACTCCGCCGCACGACGCGCTGGTCGAAGCGGCGCAAAATGGCACGTCCGAAGAGGTCACCGCGCGCCTCGCGCACCTCGAGCGGAACCTCGAGGAGCTGCAGAGCCCGCTGCACCGCCTCGAGCACGGCCTGCACCCCTGGACGGCGTTTCTGATCCTGCCGCTGTTTGCGCTGTTTAACGCCGGTGTGAGCGTGGCGGGCAGTGCCGTGAACAACATCACGCTTGGGGTAGCGGTGGGCCTGCTGGTGGGCAAACCGCTGGGGGTGCTGCTGACTTCGTGGCTGGCGGTGCGCTCGGGGCTGGCTTCCTTGCCCGAAGGGTCGTCGTGGTTGGGCATGCTGGGCATCGGGCTGCTCGCGGGCATCGGTTTTACGATGGCGCTGTTCGTGGCCGGGCTGGCGTTCCCATCGGACGCCCAGCTCAGCGCGGCCAAGCTGGGTGTGCTTTCGGCGTCGGTGGTGGCCGCGCTGCTGGCGGTGGTGGTGCTGCGCCGGGCCTCACCGGCCGCTTCTGCAACGTAA
- the chrA gene encoding chromate efflux transporter gives MSRPPDAPGPNAHGISLAQATVVWARIAAQSFGGPAGQIALMHRVLVDEKRWISEERFLHALNYCMLLPGPEAQQLATYVGWLLHGTRGGLIAGSLFVLPGFLAILALSVAYVRYRETALAEALLFGLKAAVLAIVLEAVLRIGRRTLKHPALWGLAALAFGALFFFGVPFPWVIVTAGVVGYWGSRVRPAIFRLHGHAAPSAGPAPLLTAAHAAREAPSWRRTLRVLALGVACWFGPLLLVGTLLGFSTVYWQQAVFFSQMAVVTFGGAYAVLAYVAQQAVETHGWLRPGEMLNGLGMAETTPGPLIQVVQYVAFLGAYRDPGPLAPLAAGLLASLVATWATYAPCFVWIFAGAPYIERLRGHVALSGALTAITAAVVGVILNLSLWFALHTLFERVEALRWGALALDVPVWSSINPAAAVLALLAGLALVRGRWGTLPTLAAATLTGAAYQLLVRAQ, from the coding sequence GTGTCCCGACCGCCGGACGCCCCCGGCCCGAACGCCCACGGCATCTCGCTCGCACAGGCCACCGTGGTGTGGGCACGCATCGCAGCACAGAGTTTCGGGGGGCCCGCCGGGCAGATCGCCCTGATGCACCGCGTTCTGGTCGACGAGAAGCGCTGGATCAGCGAGGAACGCTTTCTGCACGCGCTGAATTACTGCATGCTGTTGCCCGGCCCGGAAGCGCAGCAGCTGGCCACGTACGTCGGTTGGTTGCTGCACGGCACCCGTGGTGGGCTGATTGCCGGTTCGTTGTTTGTCCTGCCCGGCTTTCTGGCAATTCTCGCCCTGAGCGTCGCGTACGTACGCTACCGGGAGACCGCGCTGGCCGAAGCGCTGCTGTTCGGGCTGAAAGCGGCGGTGCTGGCCATCGTGCTCGAGGCGGTGCTGCGCATCGGCCGCCGCACCCTGAAACATCCGGCGCTGTGGGGGCTCGCCGCGCTGGCCTTCGGGGCGCTGTTCTTTTTCGGCGTACCGTTTCCGTGGGTGATCGTGACCGCCGGGGTCGTGGGGTACTGGGGCAGCCGGGTGCGCCCGGCAATCTTCCGGTTGCACGGGCACGCCGCGCCGTCCGCAGGGCCTGCGCCGCTGCTCACGGCCGCGCACGCGGCGCGCGAGGCCCCGTCGTGGCGGCGCACACTGCGGGTGCTGGCGCTGGGAGTAGCGTGCTGGTTCGGGCCGCTGCTGCTGGTCGGCACCCTGCTCGGGTTCTCCACGGTGTACTGGCAGCAGGCGGTTTTTTTCAGCCAGATGGCGGTGGTGACCTTCGGCGGGGCCTACGCGGTGCTGGCGTACGTCGCGCAGCAGGCCGTGGAAACGCACGGCTGGCTGCGGCCCGGCGAGATGCTCAACGGGCTGGGCATGGCCGAGACCACGCCGGGCCCGCTCATTCAGGTGGTGCAGTACGTTGCTTTTCTGGGGGCTTACCGTGACCCGGGCCCACTGGCTCCGCTGGCCGCTGGGCTGCTCGCCTCGCTGGTGGCCACCTGGGCAACGTACGCACCGTGCTTCGTGTGGATCTTCGCCGGCGCTCCGTATATCGAGCGACTGCGCGGACACGTGGCCCTCTCCGGGGCACTCACGGCGATCACCGCTGCGGTGGTGGGGGTCATCTTGAACCTGTCCTTGTGGTTCGCGCTGCACACGCTGTTCGAGCGGGTAGAGGCGCTGCGCTGGGGTGCGCTGGCCCTGGACGTGCCGGTTTGGAGCAGCATCAATCCCGCCGCTGCCGTGCTGGCCCTGCTCGCCGGACTGGCACTGGTGCGCGGCCGCTGGGGCACGCTGCCGACCCTGGCCGCAGCTACGCTGACCGGGGCAGCATACCAATTGCTCGTGCGCGCACAGTGA
- a CDS encoding heavy metal translocating P-type ATPase — protein MSKTIELGVQGMTCASCVGRVERGLKKVEGVEDASVNLATERATVTYDPAVTHPQALIDKVKDVGYEAVIRTLELGVQGMTCANCVGRVERALKKVDGVLAANVNLATERATVTYLPGSVSSGQLKAAIRAAGYDVLEEQSGTSREDQEREAREREVRALRRAVTFSAVFALPLMLIAMVPMLVPAVNDWLMSTFGHGVMRTLNWIMLALALPVQFGPGRRFYRLGWKSLKNLSPDMNALVMIGTSAAFFYSLVATVAPGLFPAGTAHVYYEASGVVITLILLGKYFEAIAKGRSSEAMKKLLSLQAKTARVVRAGQELEIPTDEVLLGDRISVRPGEKIPVDGEVLEGASFVDESMITGEPVPVAKQPGASVVGGTLNQNGTLTFRATKIGADTALAQIIRLVERAQGSKPPIQGLADRVVAVFVPVVLGIAALTFVLWLLLGGPGALSFALVTTVAVLIIACPCAMGLATPTSIMVGTGKAAELGVLFKGGDALEGLQGVRVVALDKTGTLTKGRPELTDFELTAGFAHLEVLRLVASAEDASEHPIARAIVDAARREGLATVKPDAFEAVPGFGLEAQVDGRRVQVGADRYMTRLGLDVSALGAQAARLGDEGKSPLYAAIDGRLAAIIAVADPVKDGSLEAVLALHALGLRVAMITGDHARTAHAIARQLGIDTVLAEVLPSGKSDAVKQLQADGQRVAFVGDGINDAPALAQADVGLAIGTGTDVAVETADVILMSGDLRGVPNAFALSRATLRNIRLNLFWAFAYNVVLIPVAAGALFPAFQLLLSPVLAAAAMGFSSVFVLSNALRLRSFKPPIRPDAVPAPTPAPART, from the coding sequence GTGAGCAAAACCATAGAGCTGGGCGTGCAGGGCATGACCTGCGCCAGTTGCGTCGGCCGGGTCGAACGCGGCCTGAAAAAGGTCGAGGGCGTCGAGGACGCCAGCGTGAACCTCGCGACCGAGCGCGCCACCGTCACCTATGACCCCGCCGTGACCCACCCCCAGGCCCTGATCGACAAGGTCAAAGACGTCGGGTACGAAGCGGTCATCCGCACCCTCGAGCTCGGGGTGCAGGGCATGACCTGCGCCAATTGCGTGGGCCGGGTCGAACGCGCTCTGAAAAAAGTCGACGGCGTGCTCGCGGCCAACGTGAACCTCGCCACCGAACGCGCCACCGTCACCTACCTCCCCGGCAGCGTCAGTTCCGGACAGCTCAAGGCGGCTATCCGCGCCGCCGGTTACGACGTCCTCGAGGAGCAGAGCGGCACCAGCCGCGAGGACCAGGAACGCGAGGCCCGCGAGCGCGAGGTGCGCGCCCTGCGCCGCGCGGTCACCTTCAGCGCCGTCTTCGCACTGCCGCTGATGCTCATCGCCATGGTTCCCATGCTCGTTCCCGCCGTGAACGACTGGCTGATGAGCACCTTCGGGCACGGCGTGATGCGCACACTGAACTGGATCATGCTGGCCCTCGCCCTCCCGGTGCAGTTCGGGCCGGGAAGGCGCTTCTACCGCCTGGGCTGGAAGAGCCTCAAGAACCTCTCGCCCGACATGAACGCCCTGGTCATGATCGGCACCTCGGCGGCCTTCTTCTACTCGCTGGTCGCCACCGTCGCCCCCGGCCTCTTCCCGGCCGGCACCGCGCACGTGTACTACGAGGCCTCGGGCGTGGTCATCACCCTGATCCTGCTCGGCAAGTACTTCGAGGCGATCGCCAAGGGCCGCTCGAGCGAAGCCATGAAAAAACTCCTGAGCCTGCAGGCCAAGACCGCGCGCGTAGTCCGCGCCGGCCAGGAGCTCGAAATCCCCACCGACGAGGTCTTGCTGGGTGACCGCATCAGCGTGCGTCCCGGCGAAAAGATCCCGGTAGACGGCGAGGTCCTCGAGGGGGCCAGCTTCGTGGACGAGTCGATGATCACCGGCGAGCCGGTCCCGGTCGCCAAACAGCCCGGCGCGAGCGTGGTGGGCGGCACCCTCAACCAGAACGGCACGCTCACCTTCCGGGCAACCAAAATCGGCGCGGACACCGCCCTCGCCCAGATCATCCGGCTGGTCGAGCGCGCGCAGGGCAGCAAGCCTCCCATCCAGGGCCTGGCGGACCGGGTGGTCGCGGTGTTCGTCCCGGTCGTGCTCGGCATCGCCGCCCTCACCTTCGTGCTGTGGCTGCTGCTTGGTGGACCGGGTGCTTTGAGCTTCGCGCTCGTCACCACCGTCGCCGTGCTGATCATCGCCTGCCCCTGCGCGATGGGCCTCGCCACCCCCACCAGCATCATGGTCGGCACCGGCAAGGCCGCCGAACTCGGCGTGCTCTTCAAGGGCGGCGACGCGCTCGAGGGCCTGCAGGGCGTCCGGGTGGTCGCGCTGGACAAGACCGGCACGCTCACCAAGGGTCGGCCCGAACTCACCGACTTCGAGCTCACCGCGGGCTTTGCTCACCTCGAGGTCCTGCGGCTCGTTGCCAGCGCCGAGGACGCCAGCGAACACCCGATCGCCCGCGCCATCGTGGACGCCGCGCGGCGCGAAGGCCTCGCCACCGTGAAACCCGACGCCTTCGAGGCGGTCCCCGGCTTCGGCCTCGAGGCGCAGGTCGACGGCCGTCGCGTGCAGGTCGGCGCGGACCGCTACATGACCCGCCTGGGACTGGACGTGAGCGCTCTTGGCGCGCAGGCCGCCCGGCTCGGCGACGAAGGCAAGTCCCCGCTGTACGCCGCGATCGACGGGCGCCTCGCCGCGATCATCGCGGTCGCCGACCCGGTCAAGGACGGCAGCCTCGAGGCGGTGCTCGCCCTGCACGCCCTGGGCCTCAGGGTCGCCATGATCACCGGTGACCACGCCCGCACCGCGCACGCCATTGCCCGGCAACTCGGCATCGACACGGTTCTCGCCGAAGTGCTGCCCAGCGGCAAGAGCGACGCGGTCAAGCAGCTGCAGGCCGACGGACAGCGGGTGGCCTTCGTCGGCGACGGCATCAACGACGCGCCCGCGCTGGCGCAGGCCGACGTGGGCCTCGCGATCGGCACCGGCACGGACGTCGCGGTCGAAACCGCCGACGTGATCCTGATGAGCGGCGACCTGCGCGGCGTTCCGAACGCTTTTGCCCTCTCGCGCGCCACGCTGCGCAACATCCGGCTCAACCTGTTCTGGGCCTTCGCGTACAACGTCGTCCTGATTCCGGTTGCTGCCGGGGCGCTGTTCCCCGCCTTCCAGCTCCTGCTCAGCCCGGTGCTCGCCGCCGCCGCCATGGGCTTTTCCAGCGTCTTCGTGCTCAGCAACGCCCTGCGACTGCGCAGCTTCAAGCCCCCCATCCGTCCGGACGCCGTACCCGCACCCACCCCTGCGCCCGCCCGCACCTGA